Genomic segment of Caldanaerobius polysaccharolyticus DSM 13641:
TAAAAAAGGCCTAAAAAAATGCCGCCATACATGCATATTAAAAAAACCAATATCTGATTCGCTATGCTTCCTTCCATAATACCACTCCAACACCTTCATCTAATAGAAAAACCCCCTTTTAAAAACAAGGAGGTAAGGTGTTACCTAAACATTTTGCTCAATAAACCTCTGCTCTGGCCTTTAATATTCTCTTTATTGGTATAATTTAGGCTTATTATGGTGCCTTCAATCACAAGCTCCCCTTCGTCCAGGTTTAGCTTGTTTATATGCAAATCCTTGCCTTTTATAGCTAATCCTCCCAGGTTTGTAGAGAGGTTGACGCTGTCGTCGTTAAAGCTCATAACTTCCACAACCCCGCTTATTTTAGCTTTCTGGCGTCCTTCTATGAATACATTGTGAGGCGCATCCATGCCTAATCACCTTCTTACCCTGTCTAGTATAATATATGCAGGGCGGAAGAAGTTATGACTCTACAACATCTTATACATCTCACCAGCATTTTCTTTTAGCACATGCTCCTGTACCTGGGTTACCATTACTTTAACCGTCCTGGTGCCCAGTTGCAATTCAATCACATCTCCCACTTGCACATCCGTTCCGGCCTTCGCTACTTTTCCATTTACCAAAACGCGCCCTTCATCGCAGGCCTCTTTTGCCACTGTCCTGCGCTTTATCAACCTCGAAACCTTAAGGTATTTATCTAACCTCATACGCCACCACCGCATCCCATAAATCTAATAAAAAAATCAGGTCGCGCGACCCGATTTTTATTTAACTCTTTCTTTGAGCAATTTACCAGCTTTAAACACGGGAGCCTTTGAAGCAGGTATCATAATCTCCTCTTTTGTCTGGGGATTTATACCCTTGCGCTCAGCTCTTTCTCTGACCTCAAAGGTCCCAAAGCCCACCAGCTGTATTTTGTCTCCCTTTTCCAGGGCTTCAATAACCGTCTCTATAAAAGCATCCAATGCTTTCTCAGCGTCTTTTTTAGTAAGCTCGCTTTTTTCTGCAATGCTTGAAACTACATCTGCCTTATTCACCTTAAAACCTCCCTATTTCGTATTTTATAAATAGTTTCTTGCATTAATATATTCTGCAAAAAATCGCAAAATCCTGCTTTTTAAAGCTATTTTTGATCATCCTCTTGCAAATTATGCGATTTTGCTTCGTTCCATAGAGCATCCATCTCCGATAAACTCATGTCCTGTACAGATTTTCCCTTCTCTGCCGCTTTCTTTTCTATATAGCTAAACCTGCTTATAAACTTTTCTATAGTGCCAGTGAGAGCCTGTTCTGGTTCTACTTTTAAAAACCTAGACACATTTACACACGCAAACAGCACATCGCCCATTTCTTCTACAATTTTTTCCCTGTCTCCTGATTTATATACCTCCTTTAACTCGTTTATCTCCTCATAGAGCTTGTCCATCGCATCTTCTACCTTATCCCAATCAAAACCTACTTTAGCCGCCTTGTGTTGCACTTTATAGCTTCTCATAAGCGCCGGCAGCTCCTTAGGTATATCTTTCAATATCTGAGTAGTTGAAGTATACCCTTTTTCCCCTTTTTTTATTTCATCCCAATTGCTTAAAACTTCATCGGTACCGCTGACTTTCACGCCAGAAAAGATGTGGGGATGTCTCAGGATCATTTTGCTGCATACGCCATTTATAACATCGCCGATGTCAAATAACCCCTCTTCTTCAGCTATCCTAGAATGAAAGACCACCTGAAACAATACGTCTCCCAGCTCCTCCTGAAGCTTACCAGGGTCTTTTTTGTTGATAGCTTCTATAACCTCATAGCATTCTTCAATGAGGTATTGTTTTAAACTCTCATGGGTCTGTTCCCTGTCCCATGGACACCCGCCTTCACCCCTTAACCTCTCCATTATACCCACAAGGTCTCTAAAATCATAGGGCGATGAAGAAGCAGGAGGTATGTAAATGCACGTCAGGTGATCAATGTCTTTTTGCATATCCAGTTGGAACAATTTAATTCTCCTTACCGACTCCTGTTTAGGTATCCCCGCCGACCTGACGAACATGATGTCCTGTTCAGGATCATACACCTTCATAAGTTTTAATTTGATGTCTGAAGCCACCAACGCATCGTACACCTGTGTTATTATATTACCGCAAGAGCGGTCAGGCATCTGCGACCCCAAAGAGAGACCATCGATAATCTTCAAGCCGTTTACAGGATCGTACTTTACAGCTGTAATAACAGCATCTATAAAGCTAACAGCAGAATGTATACATACGTTTATACCTTTTTTCTGTGCTAAATTCATCAAGTGCTCTACAGATTTCTCAGCTATAAGGGGATGCCCTGGAACAGCGTAAGCCACTTTTTTACCACTCAGTACCTTCTCTATGAGAAAATCAGCAATTTTTATGTACACTTGCTCAAAGGAATCACTGCTGTCGTACAAAAAATCGAAGGTCTCGTACTTAAACCCGTTTTTGTCCAACCACTCCGCAGAAGGGTGCCTTTTAGTCCTCAAGTAAATTTCGTCCGACCACTTCAAAACCTCTTCCGTTTGCTTCGTAATAAAACTTTCGTTTCCAGGGCCCAACCCTACTACATTAATCTCCATACGACATCACCGCTTATTATTTTACTACCATTTACTTTTAAAGACAACAAAAAAGACCTGGAGAAGACCAGATCAATCGTAATCCCTAAACAAAGGAGGCGGGGTAGGCTTAAGCGGTACCGCTATCTGTCCTGTCAGCGCGTCAATGTGCATCAACCAGTACCCATCTGCGTCGTACTCCATCCGCTGGCCTTTTGCAGGTCTCCAGCAGACAAACCCCGTAAGGCCTCCATAAGGTTGATCAAAGGCGTTAAATTTGCCCGGCATAGCGTAAACTATGTATTTTACTTTATTGTCTTGGAAAGCTAATCCCATCAAGTAGTGATCCTTATCAAAAGCGTAGCCATTTTCCACCTTCCACCATCTATAACCATCCAAACTCTCTTCGAAGGGCTGTACCTCCTGTAAATGGGATATTATATTGCTTATGTACTCTTTTAAACTTCGTATATACTGGCTTTCCTCAGGAGCTCCAGTATCCTTTAATTCCAGAGACTCCGCTATATTTTTAGCCTCTCCTGTATCAGCGTGATGATCTCCTTCGCCCTTTTCTTTTTCGTCTTTATCGCTTTCTTGCGCCTCATCTTCCTCAGCCTTTTCCTCTATCGTCTTTTCTTCTATCTCCTTTTCCTCTAAAGTTTCTTCTTCCATAGTCTCTTTTTCTACGGTTTCCTCTGCCTCTTGTGTATCTTCTAAAGGCTTTGGCGGTGAATCCTCTACCTCCGGATTTTCTTGTTCTGGCTGTGAAAGCTCTGATTCCTCAGTGGCAATCATTTCTTTCCAGTTCCTGTAGCTATCGTCCATGATGCCCACCAGCGGCGTTATCAATCCACCGCCCAGTCTATCCACCGCAATGGCACACACCTTTAAGTCGTTCAGCCCAATCCCTTTTCCTTCAATGTCATCGGGATCAAAAATCCACTGAGAAATGCACCTGCCCATATCGTCCACTTTTAAATCGCCCATATCGATCACAGAAGGAATATTATCTTTAAAGCCCACAAGCATTCCTCTATATGAAAAATCCACCGGCTGTCTCAGGCCTGTCACGTATATGGTAACCCTACCCCTATTGCCAAACCTCTCAAACTTAAAAAAACCGTCAGCTTCTCCCCCGTCTACACAATACGCCCTATCATCCGGCTTTAAAACCACAAAAAATCTCTTAAAAAGCATACCTGCTCCCTCCTCACAATATAAGGTATGCTGGTCCTTGCTAAATATATATGGCATACCTTATACTTTTAGAACAGGAGCTGTTCAAGCTTGTTAGACAGACAGGCAAACTGATACAGGCTGAGGGTTTCTGCTCTTGCCCCTGGATCTATACCGCACTCCACAATAACCTTTCGCAATACATTTTTGTCGCCTGCGATATTTCCGTACAAGGCGTTTAATAGCGTCTTTCTCCTGCTGGAAAAAGCGGCTCTGACCACCTTAAAAAAATTCTCTTCATTTACATCCACAAGGGGCTTTTCTCTCATGCGCATTCTCACCACCACAGAGTCCACCGCTGGTTGGGGCTTAAAGCATTCCCTGGGAACCTCCAGTACCAACTCGGGAATGGCGTTGTATTGAACAGCGATGGAAAGCGCGCCATAATCTTTACTTCCCGGCACCGCTACGATTCTCCTGCCTACTTCTTTTTGGACCATGACTACTACCTTGTCGATTTTAGCCCGAAATTCCATTAGGCGCATGATTATAGGCGTGGTGATATAGTAAGGTAGATTGGCTACCACCGCAAACTGCCCTTCAAAAAAATCATCTAGATTGACATTCATTATGTTTCCCCAAACCAACACCACATTTTCCCTTTGTTCCATCCGCTCTTTTAATCGGTTGTACAATCGACGGTCTAATTCTACAGCTACCAACCTTTTTGCAACGTCAGCAAGCTTAAAAGTGAGAGCACCAGTTCCCGGTCCAATCTCCAGGACATCCCGACCTTTTACATCAGCTTCTCTCACAATAGCGTTAGCGATAGCATCATCTATGAGAAAGTTTTGTCCTAATCTCTTTTGTGGCTTTATTTTCGCCATAGCGCACCTCTCAATTAATGTGGTCCAATGCCTTCATAAATTCTTCTCTTGATATGTCGTACATATTTAACCTCTTTAAAAATTGGCTGGCGTTGGCATAACCTATGCCCAAAATGCATCCGACCTTTGCCCGCCTCACAGCAGCACAATGATTACCTACAAGCCCTGCGTCTATCATATCTTCCATTGTAAATACTTCCTTCCTATCTACCCTCCGAACCCTCGCTCTTTCTAGCGCCTTAATAATGCTCTCAGGTGAGGCATTTTCTACCCCTATGTCGCCATTTAAAGTCGCTTCGTCTCTGGGTATAAAGGCATGTCTTACGCCTTTTACCAGCGACGATATCTTTTTCCTGATCATCTCGCCGGCGTGATCGGGGTCTGTCAATACGATTACCCCTCTTTTTTTTTGAGCTGTCCGTATCAGCTGAATTGTCTCTTTACTCAGCCTGAAGCCTCCGGTAACAATAACATCTGTATCCACTGCTCTTTTAACAGCGCTTAAATCATCTCTTCCCTCTACTACAATCACTTCTTTTAACATGTCAACCGCCTCCAGAAGCCATTATTTCAGGATATACACCTTTACCAGCCGGCGACCATAGCGTTGTGCCTTTTCAGGCTCAGTAAAATATAGGTCTATTTTATTACCTACTATAGCGCTCCCTGTGTCGGCAGCTAACGCATAGCCATATCCTTCGACGTACAACCTGGTCCCCAAAGGTATAACAGAAGGATCTACCGCCGCAACCCCAGGCCTTGCCTTTATCCCTAAAGCCGTTATACCATAGCCTCTATCTCCTGGGGATTTACCTGTATCGCTATAACTGCAACTGTACGCTGTAGCTTCCATGGTCATAACCCTTGAGTACCTAATCGTCTCACCTCTGGAAGTTGTAATCATCCCTATAGTGCCCACAGCTATCACTTTGCTTATGGGAGCTTTAATCACTTTTTCTTCCAGCAAAGTACGAGCTATTTCTTTACCGTCCTTCAATATCACCTTGTACTTTAATTGTTTTTTGCCCTGTTGCCCTTCCTGAATAACCTTTGATTTACCTACTTCCAACCTAGTCGTATAACTCTTTTTCACATCAAAAGGAACATCTTTTACCTCAGTAACAATGCGTTCATCAACCCTGTATATCCTTATGGTTTCACCTGATTTAACGATTTCCCATAAAGAGGGTTTGACTTCATCCTTATTCCCAATCTTTATCCCAGCCTGTTTTATTATGTCTGCCACAAATTTTTTATCAGTTGATGTCTTTATTTTTTTGTTACCAATCTGTATGTTTACCCACTTAAGCTGTAAGTCAGGGTTGCCAAAAAGCCTTTGATTTATCCTGGCCAGCTGATTTCGGGGGATATTATATACAACAGCATTTTTAAACAATAGCTTTTTCCATCCGCTATTTTCCCTGACACGCGCTCTAAATAAAAAAGGCATCCAAACCAATGCAATAGCTATAGCAGTTACAAAGAGGTACCACCTCTTTTTCACTACCACCTCATCCCCTCCTTTCATTGCCCTATATTTTAACCTAAAAAAAAATTTGTGTCAAATTGTGTATCATTTAAAAATATGCTATTATAATATTATGCGATAATTATACCAAAATATACGCTGATTGTAAAAAATAGAGAGGTTACCCTCTCTGTTTTTAATACTATCTTAATAATTTGAATAAATCCCATGGTACGTATGCATGTGCCTCATGCACATATCGATGTGCAACATCAAAAGTGCAACAATATACCTCATCTCTATCAGCTCCTCATCCATCGGATGGGCTGGCATACCTGAATAAGGCATACCTGGCATCCAAGGCCAAGGCATCATGCCAGGCATATACCATGGCCCCATATCAGGACAAGGCATCGTTCCCGGCATTGTACCATGGTAAGGATAGTAAGGATACAACCCGGGGTCATACCAGTTTTTAGGCGCATTGCCACTGGACATATTCGCCAAAGGGTCTTTCTCTATATTATCCATTTATATACCTCCCCATGAAAATCGCTTACTACAATATATGTTATAAAAAACCCATATGTGATGCTTACAGCCCCAATAAGCCATGAAGAGGTGTATAATAAAGTATAACGCCCAATAGCCCACATATCAGCGTAAGCAAAATAGGGTCAAAATCTCTGTACGTCAGCACAAAAGCCAGCAAGAATATAAGCCAGCTGTACACATCTGTAAAAGCACCCCTGGCCATCGATAGCGCTGCAGCTGCTATAAGCCCTATACTGGCAGGCCTTATCCCTTTAAACATCCACTGTACTGCAGGTTTATAAGAAAACCGCGTAAAATATCTGGCTATGATTAAAATGATTATAAACGAAGGCAAGATCACCCCTACAGTGGCCAGTGCCGAGCCTAAAATACCCTTTAAAGCGTATCCTACGTATGTAGCAGAATTTATAGCTATAGGCCCTGGTGTTATTTGAGATATGGCTACCACATCAATAAATTCTTTACCGGAAATCCAATGGTTTACGCTCACTATCTCTTTCTGCATAACAGCCAGAACAGCATATCCTCCTCCAAAGCTAAATGCCCCTATCTTTATGAAGGAAAGCAACAATTTAATCAGTATCGCCATGCTCTTCTCCTCCTAAAATCACCATTGCCGATATCCCACCCAAAGCGGACAAAATTATGACGAGGATAGGATGCAGGTTCAAAAAAGCAACTGCTACAGCCGCCAGTATCGTGACAAGCAGCGAAGCACCTCTAATTTTAGTGGATTTAAGCAGGGTTACCACAGAGGCAGCTATCATAGCCGCCACAGCAGGTCTTATACCTTTAAATATGGCCTCTATTAGAGGGTTACTTTTCACAGACCTAAAAAACATGGCCACCAGCAAAATGGTAATAAAAGAAGGAAGGGAGGACCCCAAGGTAGCTATGATAGAACCTATGTACCCGCCCAACTTGTATCCCACGTATATGGACGTGTTTATTGAAATAGGTCCAGGGGCAGATTGGGCCACTGCTAATATGTCCAAAAATTCCTCGTCGTTAAGCCATTTGCGCTTTTCAGTGATCTCCTTTTTCATAAGAGGTACCATAGCGTATCCCCCGCCCAAGGTAAACGCCCCAATTTTAAAAAAGGCCAGAAACATCTCCCACATAAGCCTCATTAGCGCACTCGCCTCCCAACAACTACTCTTTCAATGCCCGACAAATCCTTTACCGTGTACACCGAATACCAAGACATCATGGATGCTACCTCTCGGGCTTGATTATATCCCACTTCAAAGGCTAATATCCCCTCTTTTTTAAGGTACAAAGGAGCTCCTGAGATTATTCTCCTGTAGAAATCAAGCCCATCCTCCCCTCCATCCAGCGCCAATACCGGTTCGCTCCTTACGTCTAAAGGCAAATCCTTTATACTACGGGATGGGATATAAGGGGGATTGGATACAATAGCATCAAATTTATGGGCAAATTCCTTTGGCAAAGCGCTATACAGGTCCCCTAAATAAAAAAACACCCTTGCATCGACGCTAAGTTTTCTAGCATTAAACGCAGCAATTTCCAATGCTGGCGCTGATACATCCACTGCGCAAACAACGCTGTCAGGGACAAAGCGCGCAATGCTTATACCGATACAACCACAGCCTGTGCCTATATCCAGCACCCAGGGAGCCTTTATCTTCTTGATTTCATCTATTACAGACTCTACCAGTACCTCTGTGTCAGGCCTCGGTATCAACACGCTGGGGTTAACGGCAAAATCCATACCCATAAACTCTTTTACGCCTGTTATGTAAGCGACGGGAATCCCCTTTATCCGTTTTTTTATAAGCTGCGCATAGCTTTCAATTTCATCCGGGCTCAGCGTTCTATCCCGCGCTGCTATAAGGTGGGATCTTTCGCATTTTAATGCGTAAGACATAATAAGCTCGGCATCCAGGCGAGACGTCTGGACACCGGCTTTTTTCAGTGACTTGGCTCCCCATAGAATAGCATCACGGACATTCCACTGTCTTTCCCTCATCCAAAACACCCTTTAGAGAACAAATAGCTACTTCAAGCTGGGAGTCATCGGGTTCCCTCGTGGTAAACTTCTGCAAGTAAAGTCCTAGCGCCGTCAGCCATTTTACAATCCTGTTATCGCTTCTGCCAGCCAGCTTGATAAATTCGTAAGAAATACCTGCTACTACAGGCAGCAAAACTATCCTGAGCACGATCCTCGCCTGGAGAGAAGGCCATTGGAAAACCGAAAAGACGATTATACTCACTATCATTACCACAAACAAAAAATTAGTACCACACCTGGGATGCAATGTAGAGTACTTTCTGGCATTTTCCACAGTCAGCTCTTCACCGTGTTCCAGGCAATGTATGACCTTGTGCTCAGCTCCATGGTACTGAAATACCCTCTGGATGTCTCTCATCATGGAGATTAGCGAAAGATAAATAAGGAATATTACAACTCGTAAAACGCCTTCCATTACATTTAAACCTGCAGACGATGGGACAATAACCTTTAAAAACGAGCTCACATAAGTGGGCAATATAAAAAACAAAAGCACGGCAAAGACCATTGACAGGAACAACGATGCCATCATCATAATCGAATCTTTTAAAGATTTTTCTTTCGGTCCATCATTATTTTCCTCAACCACATCAGCCGAGTACATCAGCGCTTTAATGCCGACGTAAAGAGAATCAAATAAAACGAAAGTACCCCTCAAAAAAGGCACATTTAAAATAGGGGCCCTTTTAGTAATAGGCAAAGACGGCTGTTTAAAAATACTTATGCTGCCATCCTGTTTTCTGACAGCCACGGCATACCCATTTTTGCCCCTCATCATAACGCCTTCTATGACCGCCTGGCCGCCGTAATCAAATTTCCTGCCCAAATCACATCACCCCATTCTCCTTCATTATAGCATAACTGCAAAAAAATAAAAGGGAACGACTAGCTTCCCTTTTATTTTTTTTCGCCCCAACCGTATTTCTTTGTAAACCGCTCCACACGGCCACCGGTATCTACAAATTTCTGCTGCCCTGTAAAGAAAGGATGGCACTTTGAACAGATCTCCACGTGGATCTCCTTTTTTGTAGATCCGGTAACAAACGTATTTCCACACGCGCACTTGACAATGGCATCATGGTAATACGTTGGATGTATACCTTTTTTCATCTACCTCACCTCTCTCCCATAGACCTTGCCATGGATTAATAATCTCAAATGACACTCTCTTATTATAATTGATTTTAGCCCTCTCGTCAATCGCGCCAACCTGTCAAACAATGGCGCTTTTAATCCCCTCTATAAATTCGCTGTTGTCCTTTGTCTTCATGAGCCTGTTTATGAGGAGCTCCATAATCTCCGCCGGCGGCGTCGTAGCCATGGCTTTCCTTATAAGCCACGTGGCTTCTAACTCGCGGCTGGAAAGAAGCAGCTCTTCCCGCCTGGTACCTGATTTGTATATATCAATAGCAGGGAATATCCTTCGCTCTGAAAGCTTTCTATCCAGGTGAAGCTCCATATTGCCTGTGCCTTTAAATTCTTCAAATATGACGTCATCCATTCTGCTACCTGTTTCAATGAGAGCAGTAGCCAGTATCGTCAAACTGCCTCCTTCTTCGATGTTTCGCGCGGCGCCGAAAAACCTCTTAGGCGGATGCAATGCAGCGGGATCCAGTCCCCCTGAGAGTGTTCTACCAGAAGGCGGAGTAGTAAGGTTATACGCTCTGGCCAGCCTCGTGATGCTATCCAGCAATATCACCACATCCTTTTTTTGCTCCACCATCCTCTTGGCCCTCTCCAGTACCATCTCAGCAACCTCTGTGTGATGCTCCGGAAGCTCATCAAAGGTGGAATACACCACTTCACCGTTAATAGACCTCTGCATATCAGTGACCTCTTCAGGTCTCTCGTCAATTAATAAAACTATCAGGTGCACTTCAGGATGATTTATCGATATGCTATTAGCTATTTTTTTCAAAAGAGTTGTTTTGCCCGCTTTAGGAGGAGCCACAATGAGACCCCTTTGCCCTTTTCCAATAGGGGCAATGAGATCCACCAGCCTGGTGGACAAATCGATAGGTGACGTCTCCAGTTTTAGCCTTTTTTTAGGGAAAATAGGCGTTAGATTTTCAAAGGGAATTCTATTTCTTATGGCATCAGGCCTGTCTCCGTTTACCGACTGAACGTATATTACCGCGCCGTACTTTTCATTCTCCTTAGGCAGCCTTATGATTCCTTTTACCCAATCCCCTACTTTTAAGCCAAAACGGCGAATTTGAGATTGGGAAATGTAGATGTCTTTATCTCCCTGAACGTAATTCTCAGCTCTTAAAAACCCGTAGCCGTCGGGCATTATGTCCAGTACGCCTTCTCCGATAGCTTCCCCTTGGGTTTCAATCATGTTGAGAATAGTCTCATCTTCCAGTTGTGTTACAATCCTCTTGATTTCTTTTTTGTTTTCCTCATCGATATCCTTTTTATCTATAACCGAAAGGACTTCCTGCTTTTCCTCGCTGATGCTTTTAAACCGCTTCTTTTTTAACTCATCTTCATCTATTACCCTCTCTTCAACCCCTGTATCCAGTTCTTCTTCCATTTCATCTTCTAACTTAGGAATTGCCATCTCCTCTTCCTTTTGGTCTTCAACAGGCTTGTTTTCCTGGATATCAGGTTGATCCGGCTGTTGTAACGCCTGCTCTTTTTCCTCTTCCTCCTTGCGATCTTCCTCTGAGCCTTTCACGCTTTCCAGATGGCTTTTAATAAAATCGATCAGTTCTTTTTTTCTGTACTTTGTAAAACCTTTTAGACCCATGCTTTTTGCAAAATCTCTTAGCTCAAATATACCCATTTCATCCAAATTTGGTATTTGCAAATAAAACACCTCCATTATTTCATGAATATTATTGCCATATTTTCCGGTATATTAACATATCCTCGGTAAAATTTCTCCTGCAGGCATATCTACGAATCTCTCTGTGCCGTACACGGTTTTCATCGTGACAATGCCCTTTCCCTGGTAGACTTCGCCTATTATATTGCAATCTCCGAACAAGGGGTCTGATTTTAAAATGGCCACCACATCATCCGCCACTGTCGGAGACGCAAATATAACGAGTTTTCCCTCATTAGCCAGAGTCAGCACGTCCAGTCCTAATATCTCGCAAGCGTTTACCACCTCTTCTTTTACGGGTATTTCGCTTTCGTAAATCCTTATATCCACATGACTGGATACAGCAATTTCGTTTAAAACTGCTGCCAACCCACCTCTCGTGGGATCTCTCATGGCGTGTATCTCGCTTCCCAACGGAAATAGCTTTTCTACTACCCTGTTCAAAGGAGCACAATCGCTTACCACGTCCACATTCAGGTTAAGCCCTTCTCGCTTTGCCAGCACCGATATGCCGTGCTCGCCTAGAGTCCCTGTCACAATAACCTTATCGCCAGGCTTGACATTATGAGCTGAAATTCCCTTTATTTTAACCACGCCTATTCCAGACGTATTGATGTATAAGCCATCGGCCTTTCCTCTCTCAACGACTTTAGTATCACCTGTAACTATTTTTACCCCCACTTCTTTAGCCGTTTCAGCCATGGACTTAACTATCTTTTCCAGATCCTCAATTTCAAATCCTTCTTCAATTATAAATGACGTAGAAATATATTCAGGAATTGCACCTCTTGAAGAAAGGTCATTAACAGTTCCGCATATAGACAATTTGCCAATATCTCCACCAGGGAAAAACAGGGGTTTTACTACAAAGGAATCTGTAGTAAATGCAATTTCCCCATTTGCGTTTAGAATAGACGCATCTTCCAAACCCCTTAAAATGTCGTTATCAAAATACTTTAAAAACAACTTTAAAATATCCTGCGAAGACCTGCCACCGCCACCATGCTTTAATTCTATCCTTCCCATTTTTACACCTCTTTTATTATAACATAAATTGTACCTTTCAAAAATATTTTTTGTAAAAATTTTAACCAATTTTTCACCGCAAATTTAATACAAAATGGCTATTTCGATAAACCTTTGAAATAAGCTATAGCTGCCTGTCCCAATGAAATACCTCCGTCATTGCAGGGCACTTTGCTGTGAACGTAGACGTTGAAACCCTTGCTTTTTAATTGGCTTTTAATATTACTGAGCAAGTATCGGTTTTGAAATACTCCTCCTGTGAGAACGACGTCGAGCACGCCAGTAAGGCGTCCCACCCTTTCCACGGCGTCCACTGTAAACCTGACAATGGAATTGTGAAACCTAAGGGCAATGGCGCCTAGCGGCTCTCCCGCTTCCAGATCCCTGTACGCCGACACGACTGTGTTCACAGGATTAATAACGCCTTTTCCCTGGCCCAGAGGATCGCTTTCTATGCTGTATTCGTAATAACCAGAAGCCTTCTCGTCTATAAGTGATTCTAGCTGAGCAGCCGCCTGACCTTCGTAGCTTACATAATGCCTTATTCCCAATACCGCAGCAACGGCATCAAACAACCTGCCCATACTTGATACTTCTGGCGCATTGATCCTCTTTTCCCACTGGGCTTTAAGCAGGCAAAGCTCTTTCTGGTCAATGCTTTGCTCAAAAAGCTTGAAATCTGACCCCGATTCAAACATATACGCCAGCCCTGTTTTGTAAATTTTCTTTATAGCGCTGGCTCCTCCTATAAGGGGAATGTACTTTAAATGGTAATACCTGCTGTAGCCGCCAAGATCAGCTATCATTATCTCTCCGCCCCACAGCCTGCCGTCGTCCCCATACCCTGTACCGTCATATGCAACACCTATTACCTTTCCTGAAAGGCCACTGTCCACCATGCATGACACGATATGGGCGTGATGGTGCTGCACGGCTATCTTTTTCAAATCCTTTGCAGCCTCGGCGTATTGAGTGGTAATATAGTCAGGGT
This window contains:
- the prmC gene encoding peptide chain release factor N(5)-glutamine methyltransferase, which codes for MRERQWNVRDAILWGAKSLKKAGVQTSRLDAELIMSYALKCERSHLIAARDRTLSPDEIESYAQLIKKRIKGIPVAYITGVKEFMGMDFAVNPSVLIPRPDTEVLVESVIDEIKKIKAPWVLDIGTGCGCIGISIARFVPDSVVCAVDVSAPALEIAAFNARKLSVDARVFFYLGDLYSALPKEFAHKFDAIVSNPPYIPSRSIKDLPLDVRSEPVLALDGGEDGLDFYRRIISGAPLYLKKEGILAFEVGYNQAREVASMMSWYSVYTVKDLSGIERVVVGRRVR
- a CDS encoding DUF1385 domain-containing protein, with product MMRGKNGYAVAVRKQDGSISIFKQPSLPITKRAPILNVPFLRGTFVLFDSLYVGIKALMYSADVVEENNDGPKEKSLKDSIMMMASLFLSMVFAVLLFFILPTYVSSFLKVIVPSSAGLNVMEGVLRVVIFLIYLSLISMMRDIQRVFQYHGAEHKVIHCLEHGEELTVENARKYSTLHPRCGTNFLFVVMIVSIIVFSVFQWPSLQARIVLRIVLLPVVAGISYEFIKLAGRSDNRIVKWLTALGLYLQKFTTREPDDSQLEVAICSLKGVLDEGKTVECP
- the rpmE gene encoding 50S ribosomal protein L31, encoding MKKGIHPTYYHDAIVKCACGNTFVTGSTKKEIHVEICSKCHPFFTGQQKFVDTGGRVERFTKKYGWGEKK
- the rho gene encoding transcription termination factor Rho: MEVFYLQIPNLDEMGIFELRDFAKSMGLKGFTKYRKKELIDFIKSHLESVKGSEEDRKEEEEKEQALQQPDQPDIQENKPVEDQKEEEMAIPKLEDEMEEELDTGVEERVIDEDELKKKRFKSISEEKQEVLSVIDKKDIDEENKKEIKRIVTQLEDETILNMIETQGEAIGEGVLDIMPDGYGFLRAENYVQGDKDIYISQSQIRRFGLKVGDWVKGIIRLPKENEKYGAVIYVQSVNGDRPDAIRNRIPFENLTPIFPKKRLKLETSPIDLSTRLVDLIAPIGKGQRGLIVAPPKAGKTTLLKKIANSISINHPEVHLIVLLIDERPEEVTDMQRSINGEVVYSTFDELPEHHTEVAEMVLERAKRMVEQKKDVVILLDSITRLARAYNLTTPPSGRTLSGGLDPAALHPPKRFFGAARNIEEGGSLTILATALIETGSRMDDVIFEEFKGTGNMELHLDRKLSERRIFPAIDIYKSGTRREELLLSSRELEATWLIRKAMATTPPAEIMELLINRLMKTKDNSEFIEGIKSAIV
- the hypE gene encoding hydrogenase expression/formation protein HypE, which encodes MGRIELKHGGGGRSSQDILKLFLKYFDNDILRGLEDASILNANGEIAFTTDSFVVKPLFFPGGDIGKLSICGTVNDLSSRGAIPEYISTSFIIEEGFEIEDLEKIVKSMAETAKEVGVKIVTGDTKVVERGKADGLYINTSGIGVVKIKGISAHNVKPGDKVIVTGTLGEHGISVLAKREGLNLNVDVVSDCAPLNRVVEKLFPLGSEIHAMRDPTRGGLAAVLNEIAVSSHVDIRIYESEIPVKEEVVNACEILGLDVLTLANEGKLVIFASPTVADDVVAILKSDPLFGDCNIIGEVYQGKGIVTMKTVYGTERFVDMPAGEILPRIC